The following coding sequences lie in one Mycobacterium gordonae genomic window:
- a CDS encoding Rossmann-like and DUF2520 domain-containing protein, which produces MEQFDGLRPARLKVGIISAGRVGSALGVALERADHVVVACSAISRASLQRAQRRLPDTPVLSPPDVAGAAELLLLAVTDSELPGLVAGLAATSAVRPGTIVVHTSGANGIGILDPLTQQGCIPVAIHPAMTFTGADEDIARLPDTCFGVTAADEVGYAIGQSLVLEMGGEPFCVREDARVLYHAALAHASNHLVTVLADALEALRTALKGGELLGQQRVDSQPGGIAERIVGPLARAALENTLQRGQAALTGPVARGDAAAVAGHLNALGNADPQLAQAYRVNALRTAQRAHAPDDVVEVLAR; this is translated from the coding sequence ATGGAGCAGTTCGACGGATTGCGCCCGGCCAGGCTCAAGGTGGGAATCATCTCGGCCGGCCGGGTCGGCTCCGCGTTGGGAGTTGCGCTGGAGCGCGCCGACCACGTGGTGGTGGCGTGCAGCGCCATTTCCCGGGCGTCTCTGCAGCGGGCGCAGCGGCGGCTCCCCGACACGCCGGTGCTGTCGCCGCCGGACGTCGCCGGCGCGGCCGAGCTGTTGCTGTTGGCGGTCACCGACAGTGAGTTGCCGGGTTTGGTGGCCGGGCTGGCCGCCACTTCGGCAGTACGCCCGGGCACCATCGTGGTGCACACCTCCGGGGCCAACGGGATCGGAATTCTCGACCCGCTGACTCAGCAGGGCTGCATCCCGGTGGCCATCCACCCGGCGATGACCTTCACCGGCGCAGACGAAGACATCGCCCGGCTGCCGGACACCTGCTTCGGTGTCACCGCGGCCGACGAAGTGGGATACGCCATCGGCCAGTCATTGGTTTTGGAGATGGGCGGGGAGCCGTTCTGCGTGCGCGAGGACGCCCGGGTGCTTTACCACGCCGCACTGGCGCACGCGTCCAATCATCTGGTCACCGTGCTGGCCGACGCGCTCGAAGCCTTGAGAACCGCCCTGAAGGGGGGCGAGTTGCTCGGCCAGCAGCGTGTCGACAGCCAACCGGGCGGTATCGCCGAACGTATCGTCGGTCCGCTGGCCCGCGCGGCGCTGGAGAACACGCTGCAGCGCGGCCAGGCCGCGCTCACCGGCCCGGTCGCCCGCGGCGACGCCGCCGCCGTTGCCGGACACCTGAACGCGCTCGGCAATGCCGATCCGCAGCTCGCCCAGGCGTACCGGGTGAACGCGCTGCGCACCGCGCAGCGCGCGCACGCCCCCGATGACGTCGTCGAGGTGCTGGCGCGATGA
- a CDS encoding DUF6779 domain-containing protein, which translates to MTVLSRGARVRRGGRRPGWVLLTTLLVLAIGASSALVFTDRVELLKLAVILALWAAVAGAFVSVLYRRQAEADQARARDMKLVYDLQLDREISARREYELTVESQLRRELAAEIRAQAADEIAALRAELAALRTNLEILFDTDLEQRPALETLNREAARALTERSATAAKNGESPAADWVASDRVTAVRQREPDEELAREEEVAIIDVPEEPLLPPRQPANVREYPPPPQPAFQPRHRPPPQPKPQFQPQPQFQPPPPQPQPQPQPQPAAWQPAPAEGQWLPPGTPGSHWAPTDAPAVAPRVQPEARRRRYRDEPAEPDSGALDVAPDEPAPQYGGRRSRSRHSAEYRDFGVGNLARPRDIQPEEALEQPAPAPPRLAPAPPAPRHRSAEEPVASREATDTPSSGQSAADLLARFQVEPSGGGRRRRRDA; encoded by the coding sequence ATGACCGTTCTGTCCCGCGGCGCCCGGGTTCGGCGCGGCGGCCGCAGGCCGGGGTGGGTGCTCTTGACGACGTTGCTGGTCCTGGCTATCGGGGCTAGTTCCGCGCTGGTTTTCACCGATCGGGTGGAACTTCTCAAGCTCGCTGTGATCCTGGCGTTGTGGGCCGCCGTGGCCGGCGCTTTCGTGTCGGTGTTGTACCGCCGGCAGGCCGAGGCCGACCAGGCCCGGGCGCGGGACATGAAGTTGGTGTACGACCTGCAGTTGGACCGGGAGATCTCGGCGCGCCGCGAGTACGAGTTGACTGTGGAGTCGCAATTGCGCCGGGAACTGGCCGCCGAGATACGCGCTCAGGCGGCTGACGAGATCGCGGCGTTGCGGGCCGAACTTGCCGCCTTGCGGACCAACCTGGAGATCCTGTTCGACACCGATCTCGAACAACGTCCGGCCCTCGAGACGTTGAACAGGGAAGCGGCGCGAGCGTTGACCGAACGGTCTGCCACCGCAGCCAAGAACGGCGAGAGCCCGGCCGCCGACTGGGTTGCCAGTGATCGGGTGACCGCCGTCCGCCAGCGGGAACCCGACGAAGAGCTCGCCCGCGAAGAGGAAGTTGCGATCATCGACGTCCCCGAGGAACCACTGCTGCCACCAAGGCAGCCGGCAAATGTCCGGGAGTACCCGCCGCCGCCGCAGCCGGCTTTTCAGCCGCGACACCGGCCACCACCACAGCCGAAACCGCAATTCCAGCCCCAGCCGCAGTTCCAGCCACCGCCGCCCCAACCCCAACCCCAACCCCAACCGCAACCGGCAGCCTGGCAGCCGGCCCCCGCAGAGGGGCAGTGGTTGCCACCGGGCACGCCAGGGAGCCATTGGGCGCCGACCGATGCCCCTGCAGTCGCGCCCCGCGTGCAGCCGGAGGCCCGCAGAAGGCGTTACCGGGACGAGCCCGCCGAGCCAGACTCCGGCGCTCTCGACGTCGCACCCGATGAGCCCGCGCCGCAATACGGCGGCCGCCGCTCGCGGTCCCGGCATTCCGCGGAGTACCGGGATTTCGGTGTCGGCAATCTCGCCCGGCCACGAGACATCCAGCCCGAGGAGGCTCTGGAGCAACCGGCACCTGCACCGCCTCGCCTTGCCCCGGCGCCGCCGGCGCCGCGGCATCGCAGTGCCGAGGAGCCGGTTGCCAGTCGAGAAGCAACCGACACTCCAAGCAGTGGTCAGTCGGCCGCCGACCTGTTGGCGAGATTCCAGGTGGAGCCGAGCGGCGGCGGCCGCCGGCGCCGGCGTGACGCCTGA
- the folP gene encoding dihydropteroate synthase, giving the protein MSLAPVQVMGVLNVTDDSFSDGGRYLDAEGAVEHALAMVADGADIIDVGGESTRPGATRVDPELETARVVPVVKNLAAQGIAVSIDTMHARVARAALENGAQIVNDVSGGRADPAMAPLLAEAGVPWVLMHWRPVSADHPHRVPEYRDVVADVREDLLASVDDAVAAGVDPGKLVIDPGLGFAKTGQHNWALLHGLAELVATGFPVLLGASRKRFLGTLLAGPDGVSRPADGRETATAVISALAMLHRVWGVRVHDVRASVDARKVVGAWQGAEGATTGG; this is encoded by the coding sequence GTGAGTTTGGCACCCGTGCAGGTGATGGGGGTGCTCAACGTCACTGACGACTCGTTCTCCGACGGCGGTCGTTACCTCGATGCTGAGGGCGCGGTCGAGCACGCTCTGGCGATGGTCGCCGACGGCGCCGACATCATCGACGTCGGGGGCGAGTCGACCCGTCCGGGCGCCACTCGGGTGGACCCGGAGCTGGAAACAGCGCGTGTGGTCCCTGTCGTGAAAAATCTTGCCGCACAAGGGATTGCCGTCAGTATCGACACGATGCACGCGCGGGTGGCGCGCGCGGCGCTGGAAAACGGTGCGCAGATCGTCAACGACGTGTCCGGAGGGCGGGCCGACCCGGCCATGGCGCCACTGCTGGCCGAGGCCGGGGTGCCGTGGGTGCTGATGCACTGGCGGCCGGTATCGGCCGACCACCCACACCGGGTACCGGAGTACCGCGACGTGGTGGCCGACGTGCGCGAGGACCTGCTCGCCAGTGTGGACGACGCGGTGGCGGCGGGTGTTGACCCCGGCAAGCTGGTGATCGACCCCGGGCTGGGTTTCGCTAAGACGGGCCAACATAATTGGGCCTTGTTGCACGGACTTGCGGAGTTGGTTGCCACCGGGTTTCCGGTGTTGCTGGGGGCGTCGCGCAAACGCTTTCTCGGTACGTTGCTGGCCGGGCCCGACGGCGTATCCCGACCGGCCGACGGTCGCGAGACGGCGACCGCGGTGATCTCCGCATTGGCGATGCTGCACAGGGTCTGGGGGGTACGGGTGCACGACGTGCGCGCTTCGGTCGACGCCCGCAAGGTCGTCGGGGCGTGGCAGGGTGCGGAAGGGGCGACAACCGGTGGCTGA
- the ftsH gene encoding ATP-dependent zinc metalloprotease FtsH produces MNRKNVIRTVTAVAVLVLLGWSFFYFSDDTRGYKPVDTSVAITQINSDNVKSAQIDDREQQLRLTLKKGNNDTENSDKVITKYPTGYGVDLFNALTAKNAKVSTVVNEGSLIGELLVYVLPLLLLVGLFVMFSRMQGGARMGFGFGKSRAKQLSKDMPKTTFADVAGVDEAVEELYEIKDFLQNPSRYQALGAKIPKGVLLYGPPGTGKTLLARAVAGEAGVPFFTISGSDFVEMFVGVGASRVRDLFEQAKQNSPCIIFVDEIDAVGRQRGAGLGGGHDEREQTLNQLLVEMDGFGDRAGVILIAATNRPDILDPALLRPGRFDRQIPVSNPDLAGRRAVLRVHSKGKPISPDADLDGLAKRTVGMTGADLANVINEAALLTARENGTVITGPALEEAVDRVIGGPRRKGRIISEHEKKITAYHEGGHTLAAWAMPDIDPVYKVTILARGRTGGHAVAVPEEDKGLRTRSEMIAQLVFAMGGRAAEELVFREPTTGAVSDIEQATKVARAMVTEYGMSARLGAVKYGTEHGDPFLGRTMGNQADYSHEVAREIDEEVRKLIEAAHTEAWEILTEYRDVLDTLAGELLEKETLHRPELEAIFGDVEKRPRLTLFDDFGGRIPSDKPPIKTPGELAIERGEPWPQPVPEPAFKVAIARASKAAEEAEAEQGNGDPNARGANGSHASTQPDYGAPAGWHAPGWPPPSSSRPQPAPGYSGPDESDAEQPSGPRDKDVTRSNPPAHG; encoded by the coding sequence ATGAACCGTAAAAACGTGATACGCACCGTGACGGCAGTCGCCGTCCTGGTGCTGCTCGGCTGGTCGTTCTTCTACTTCAGCGACGACACCCGCGGTTATAAACCCGTCGACACCTCGGTGGCGATCACCCAGATCAACAGCGACAACGTCAAGAGCGCGCAGATCGACGACCGCGAACAGCAACTGCGATTGACCCTCAAGAAGGGCAACAACGACACCGAGAACTCCGACAAGGTCATCACCAAGTACCCCACGGGCTACGGTGTCGACCTCTTCAACGCGCTGACGGCGAAGAATGCCAAGGTCAGCACGGTAGTCAACGAAGGTAGCCTGATCGGCGAGCTACTCGTCTACGTGCTGCCGTTGTTGCTGCTGGTCGGCCTGTTCGTGATGTTCTCCCGCATGCAGGGCGGCGCCCGGATGGGCTTCGGCTTCGGCAAATCCCGAGCCAAACAGTTGTCCAAGGACATGCCCAAGACCACCTTCGCCGACGTCGCCGGCGTCGACGAAGCGGTCGAGGAGCTCTACGAGATCAAAGACTTCCTGCAAAACCCGTCGCGCTACCAGGCCCTTGGCGCCAAGATCCCCAAGGGCGTGCTGCTTTACGGCCCTCCCGGCACCGGCAAGACGCTGCTTGCGCGCGCTGTGGCGGGTGAGGCGGGAGTGCCGTTCTTCACCATCTCCGGTTCCGACTTCGTCGAGATGTTCGTCGGTGTCGGCGCATCGCGGGTGCGTGACCTTTTCGAGCAGGCAAAACAAAACAGCCCCTGCATCATCTTCGTCGACGAGATCGACGCGGTCGGACGTCAGCGCGGTGCCGGCCTGGGCGGCGGACACGACGAGCGTGAACAGACGCTCAACCAGCTGCTGGTCGAGATGGACGGCTTCGGCGACCGCGCCGGGGTCATCCTGATCGCCGCCACCAACCGACCCGACATCCTGGACCCGGCGCTGCTGCGGCCGGGCCGATTCGACCGACAGATCCCGGTCTCCAATCCTGACCTGGCCGGCCGCCGGGCGGTCCTGCGGGTGCATTCCAAGGGCAAGCCGATCTCCCCGGACGCCGATCTGGACGGACTGGCCAAGCGGACCGTCGGCATGACCGGCGCCGACCTGGCCAACGTCATCAACGAGGCGGCGCTGTTGACCGCCCGGGAAAACGGCACGGTGATCACCGGCCCGGCGCTGGAAGAGGCGGTCGACCGCGTCATCGGCGGACCGCGCCGCAAGGGCCGCATCATCAGCGAGCACGAGAAGAAGATCACCGCCTACCACGAGGGCGGGCACACGTTGGCGGCCTGGGCGATGCCGGACATCGACCCGGTCTACAAGGTCACGATCCTGGCCCGTGGCCGCACCGGCGGGCACGCGGTCGCCGTGCCGGAGGAGGACAAGGGCCTGAGAACCCGCTCGGAGATGATCGCCCAACTCGTCTTCGCGATGGGCGGGCGCGCGGCCGAAGAACTGGTCTTCCGCGAGCCGACCACCGGCGCGGTCTCCGACATCGAGCAGGCCACCAAGGTCGCTCGCGCGATGGTCACCGAATACGGCATGAGCGCGCGCCTCGGCGCGGTGAAGTACGGCACCGAACACGGTGACCCTTTCCTGGGCCGCACCATGGGCAACCAGGCGGACTACTCCCACGAGGTCGCCCGCGAGATCGATGAAGAGGTCCGCAAGCTGATCGAGGCCGCGCACACCGAGGCATGGGAGATCCTCACCGAATACCGGGACGTGCTGGATACGTTGGCCGGTGAGTTGCTGGAGAAGGAAACCCTGCACCGGCCAGAGCTGGAGGCCATTTTCGGCGACGTCGAAAAGCGCCCGCGCCTGACTCTGTTCGACGACTTCGGTGGCCGGATCCCGTCAGACAAACCGCCCATCAAGACGCCCGGCGAGCTGGCGATCGAGCGCGGCGAGCCGTGGCCGCAGCCGGTGCCCGAGCCGGCGTTCAAGGTGGCGATCGCGCGCGCCAGCAAGGCCGCCGAAGAGGCCGAGGCGGAGCAGGGCAACGGCGACCCGAATGCGCGCGGCGCCAACGGTTCGCACGCGAGCACGCAGCCCGACTACGGCGCACCGGCGGGGTGGCACGCACCCGGATGGCCGCCGCCATCGTCCAGCAGGCCGCAACCCGCACCCGGCTATTCCGGCCCGGATGAGTCTGACGCAGAGCAGCCCTCCGGTCCGCGGGACAAGGATGTGACCCGGTCCAATCCGCCGGCCCATGGCTGA
- the folE gene encoding GTP cyclohydrolase I FolE produces MTQLESMQTGARPFDQARAEAAVRELLIAVGEDPDRHGLRDTPARVARAYREIFAGLHTEPSAVLSAMFDENHDELVIVKGIPMYSTCEHHLVAFHGEAHVGYIPGADGRVTGLSKIARLVDLYAKRPQVQERLTSQIADALVQRLDPRGVIVVIEAEHLCMAMRGVRKPGATTTTSAVRGQFKSDAASRAEVLDLILRK; encoded by the coding sequence ATGACGCAACTGGAATCCATGCAAACCGGCGCCCGGCCGTTCGACCAGGCCCGCGCGGAGGCGGCGGTTCGCGAGTTGCTGATCGCGGTCGGTGAGGATCCTGATCGCCACGGTCTGCGCGACACGCCGGCCCGCGTGGCGCGTGCATACCGGGAAATTTTTGCCGGGCTCCACACGGAGCCCAGCGCGGTGCTCAGCGCGATGTTCGACGAGAACCACGACGAGTTGGTGATCGTCAAAGGGATACCGATGTACTCCACCTGCGAGCACCATTTGGTGGCTTTCCACGGGGAGGCCCACGTCGGCTACATCCCGGGTGCGGACGGCAGGGTGACCGGCTTGTCGAAAATCGCTCGGCTGGTGGACCTCTACGCGAAGCGTCCACAGGTGCAGGAGCGGCTCACGAGTCAGATCGCAGACGCCCTGGTGCAGCGGCTGGATCCGCGCGGGGTCATCGTGGTGATCGAGGCGGAGCACCTGTGCATGGCGATGCGCGGTGTCCGCAAGCCCGGGGCCACCACGACGACGTCCGCGGTGCGAGGTCAGTTCAAGTCCGACGCCGCTTCCCGGGCGGAAGTACTCGATCTGATTCTGCGTAAGTGA
- a CDS encoding DUF3180 domain-containing protein: MGPTRKRDLTAVVLGAAFGGYLLITVLYRYFPPITVWSGASLLVVAVAEGLWARTVRAKINDGEIGDAPGWLHPLAVARSLMVAKASAWVGAVMLGWWLGVLVYFLPRRSWMRAAAEDTGGAVVAAVSALALVIAAMWLQHCCKSPPQDSVEPGEGAET, encoded by the coding sequence ATGGGCCCGACCCGCAAACGCGATCTGACGGCCGTGGTGCTCGGTGCCGCGTTCGGGGGCTACCTGTTGATCACGGTGTTGTACCGGTACTTTCCGCCGATCACGGTGTGGAGTGGGGCCTCGCTGCTGGTGGTCGCCGTCGCGGAGGGGCTCTGGGCTCGAACCGTGCGGGCCAAGATCAACGACGGCGAGATCGGCGACGCACCTGGTTGGCTGCACCCGCTGGCGGTGGCCCGCAGCCTGATGGTCGCCAAGGCGTCGGCCTGGGTGGGAGCGGTGATGCTGGGTTGGTGGCTGGGGGTGCTGGTGTACTTCTTGCCGCGCCGGTCCTGGATGCGGGCCGCCGCCGAGGACACCGGCGGCGCGGTGGTGGCGGCGGTCAGCGCCCTGGCTCTGGTGATCGCGGCGATGTGGCTGCAGCATTGCTGCAAATCGCCTCCGCAGGATTCGGTTGAGCCTGGCGAGGGCGCCGAGACCTAG
- a CDS encoding type III pantothenate kinase, whose translation MLLAIDVRNTHTVVGLVSGAKENAKVIQQWRIRTESEVTADELALTIDGLIGEDAERLTGAAGLSTVPSVLHEVRIMLDQYWPSVPHVLIEPGVRTGIPLLVDNPKEVGADRIVNCLAAFNKFGKAAIVVDFGSSICVDVVSAKGEFLGGAIAPGVQVSSDAAAARSAALRRVELTRPRSVVGKNTVECMQSGAVFGFAGLVDGLVGRIRDDVTGFSADHDVAVVATGHTAPLLLPELHTVEHYDQHLTLHGLRLVFERNRDAQRGRLETAR comes from the coding sequence GTGCTGCTGGCGATCGACGTTCGCAACACTCATACGGTCGTCGGCCTGGTATCCGGAGCCAAAGAGAATGCGAAAGTAATCCAGCAGTGGCGGATACGCACCGAGTCAGAAGTCACTGCAGACGAGTTGGCGCTGACCATCGACGGCCTGATCGGTGAGGATGCCGAGCGGCTCACCGGCGCCGCGGGGTTGTCCACCGTGCCATCGGTGCTGCATGAGGTCCGGATCATGCTGGACCAATACTGGCCGTCGGTGCCGCATGTGCTGATCGAACCGGGGGTGCGCACCGGCATTCCGCTGTTGGTGGACAACCCGAAAGAGGTGGGTGCCGACCGCATAGTGAATTGCCTGGCGGCCTTCAACAAATTCGGTAAGGCCGCCATTGTGGTCGATTTCGGATCATCGATCTGTGTGGATGTGGTGTCGGCCAAGGGTGAGTTTCTCGGTGGCGCCATCGCGCCCGGTGTGCAGGTGTCCTCCGATGCTGCGGCGGCGCGCTCGGCGGCGCTGCGCCGGGTCGAACTGACCCGGCCGCGATCCGTTGTGGGCAAGAACACTGTTGAATGTATGCAGTCCGGCGCGGTGTTCGGCTTTGCCGGATTGGTCGACGGCCTGGTGGGCCGGATCAGGGATGACGTCACCGGATTCTCTGCTGATCACGACGTCGCCGTCGTGGCCACCGGGCACACCGCGCCGCTGCTGCTACCCGAACTGCACACCGTCGAGCACTACGACCAGCATCTGACGCTGCACGGACTGCGGCTGGTTTTCGAACGAAACCGGGATGCCCAACGCGGCCGGCTCGAGACCGCTCGCTGA
- the folB gene encoding dihydroneopterin aldolase → MADRIELRGVKVRGRHGVFDHERLDGQDFVVDITVWIDLVRAAASDELADTYDYGALAQLAADIVGGTPRNLIETVGAEIADRVITDERVHAVEVTVHKPQAPIPQAFDDVAVVTRRSRRGGRGSVIPAGAVV, encoded by the coding sequence GTGGCTGACCGAATTGAGTTGCGCGGCGTCAAAGTTCGCGGACGTCATGGCGTTTTCGACCATGAGCGGCTTGACGGGCAGGACTTCGTCGTCGACATCACGGTGTGGATCGACCTGGTGCGGGCGGCAGCCAGTGATGAGCTGGCCGACACCTACGACTACGGCGCGCTCGCGCAACTGGCGGCCGACATCGTCGGCGGAACGCCGCGGAATCTGATCGAAACGGTGGGGGCCGAGATCGCCGACCGGGTAATCACCGACGAGCGGGTGCACGCGGTCGAGGTGACAGTGCACAAGCCACAGGCGCCCATTCCGCAAGCCTTCGACGACGTGGCCGTGGTGACCAGGCGGTCTCGGCGCGGCGGGCGCGGATCGGTGATCCCGGCGGGCGCGGTCGTATGA
- the panD gene encoding aspartate 1-decarboxylase, whose protein sequence is MLRTMLKSKIHRATVTQADLHYVGSVTIDADLMDAADLLEGEQVTIVDIDNGARLVTYAITGERGTGVIGINGAAAHLVHPGDLVILIAYGTMQDSEAREYQPRIVFVDADNKQVDLGSDPAYVPDGVDELLDPRIGVR, encoded by the coding sequence ATGTTACGAACGATGCTGAAGTCGAAGATCCACCGAGCGACCGTCACCCAGGCCGACCTGCACTACGTCGGTTCGGTGACGATCGACGCCGATCTGATGGACGCCGCGGACCTGCTGGAGGGTGAACAGGTCACCATCGTCGACATCGACAACGGCGCCCGGCTGGTCACCTACGCGATCACCGGTGAGCGTGGCACCGGAGTGATCGGAATCAACGGTGCCGCAGCGCATCTCGTTCACCCCGGGGATCTGGTGATCCTGATCGCGTACGGCACCATGCAGGATTCTGAAGCCCGCGAATACCAGCCGCGGATCGTCTTCGTGGACGCCGACAACAAGCAGGTCGATCTGGGCAGCGATCCCGCTTACGTGCCAGACGGCGTGGACGAGTTGCTCGACCCCCGGATCGGCGTGCGGTAA
- the folK gene encoding 2-amino-4-hydroxy-6-hydroxymethyldihydropteridine diphosphokinase, which produces MTRAVLSIGSNLGDRLAHLQSVVDGLGDGLVAVSAVYETDPWGGVEQQPFLNAVVIAEDPDRDAHAWLRRAQEFEQAAGRVRELRWGPRTLDVDLVACYGTQGPIAVDDCELTLPHPRAHLRAFVLVPWLDVDPAAELCRPVRELLTELEVDVAGVRPTALALET; this is translated from the coding sequence GTGACACGAGCGGTGCTGTCCATCGGCTCCAACCTGGGTGACCGGTTGGCCCATCTGCAGTCGGTCGTCGACGGACTCGGGGATGGGCTCGTCGCGGTGTCGGCTGTGTACGAGACCGACCCGTGGGGCGGCGTGGAGCAGCAACCGTTCCTCAACGCGGTCGTGATCGCCGAGGACCCTGACCGCGATGCGCATGCCTGGTTACGCCGGGCGCAGGAGTTCGAGCAGGCGGCCGGACGGGTTCGGGAGCTCCGTTGGGGCCCACGCACGCTCGATGTCGATCTGGTGGCCTGCTACGGCACGCAAGGTCCGATCGCCGTCGACGATTGCGAGCTGACCCTGCCGCATCCGCGAGCCCATCTGCGGGCCTTTGTGCTGGTGCCCTGGCTGGATGTCGATCCGGCCGCTGAACTCTGCCGGCCGGTGCGTGAGTTGCTCACCGAGTTGGAGGTGGACGTGGCAGGCGTTCGCCCGACGGCATTGGCGCTGGAAACCTGA
- the panC gene encoding pantoate--beta-alanine ligase — protein sequence MIGNRKPPAFKPGDLNVYSAPADVTDVARALRHTGRRIMLVPTMGALHDGHLTLVRAAKRVPGAVVVVSIFVNPLQFGAGEDLDAYPRTLDQDVELLRGEGVEIVFAPSASHMYPDGLRTTVQPGPLATELEGGSRPTHFAGVLTVVLKLLQIVRPDRAFFGEKDYQQLVLIRQMVADLNVDVQVVGVPTVRERDGLAMSSRNRYLDPAQREAAVALSAALSAGAHAATHGAQAALDAAIAVLRATPELVVDYLQLRDTELGPVPAGGSGRLLVAARLGTTRLLDNVAIQIGSFAGTTSGPDVQSHWRN from the coding sequence ATGATCGGCAACCGGAAGCCGCCCGCCTTCAAGCCGGGCGACCTGAATGTGTACTCGGCGCCCGCCGACGTCACCGACGTTGCCCGTGCGCTGCGGCACACCGGTCGGCGAATCATGTTGGTGCCGACCATGGGCGCGCTGCACGACGGCCACCTGACGCTGGTCCGTGCCGCCAAACGGGTGCCGGGCGCGGTGGTGGTGGTGTCGATCTTCGTCAACCCGTTGCAGTTCGGCGCGGGCGAGGATCTCGACGCCTACCCGCGCACGCTCGACCAGGATGTGGAGCTGTTGCGGGGTGAAGGCGTGGAGATCGTGTTCGCGCCTTCGGCATCGCACATGTATCCCGATGGACTGCGTACCACCGTGCAGCCGGGACCATTGGCTACCGAGCTCGAAGGTGGTTCGCGCCCTACGCATTTCGCCGGCGTGCTGACGGTCGTGCTCAAGCTCCTGCAGATCGTGCGGCCGGACCGGGCGTTCTTCGGCGAGAAGGATTACCAGCAGCTGGTGTTGATCCGGCAGATGGTCGCCGACCTGAACGTGGACGTCCAGGTGGTCGGTGTGCCGACGGTGCGCGAACGCGACGGGCTGGCGATGTCGTCGCGCAACCGCTACCTCGACCCGGCGCAACGCGAAGCCGCGGTGGCCCTTTCGGCCGCGCTGAGCGCGGGCGCGCACGCGGCGACGCATGGCGCTCAGGCTGCGCTGGATGCGGCGATCGCGGTGTTGCGGGCCACGCCCGAACTGGTGGTCGACTACCTGCAACTGCGCGACACCGAGCTGGGGCCGGTCCCCGCCGGCGGATCCGGCCGCCTGCTTGTCGCGGCGCGCCTGGGCACCACCAGGCTTCTGGACAACGTGGCAATCCAAATCGGCAGTTTCGCCGGCACCACCAGTGGGCCGGACGTCCAATCACATTGGAGGAATTGA
- a CDS encoding VOC family protein, whose translation MRLDHVVLWTKDPARAIDFYTRVVGLAPVRYEEFQAGDAPFPSVRVCDDAIIDLLPSDGAPDTEAMTKVQGSAGHPVNHVCLAMTKAEYDALDRRLQAAGVDTSARLNHSFGARGWAPQGYYFADPDGNVVEARYYA comes from the coding sequence ATGCGACTGGACCATGTGGTGCTCTGGACTAAGGACCCCGCTCGGGCGATCGATTTCTACACCAGGGTGGTCGGTCTGGCACCCGTCCGGTACGAGGAATTTCAGGCCGGCGACGCGCCTTTCCCCAGCGTGCGCGTATGCGACGACGCCATCATCGATCTGCTGCCGTCCGACGGCGCCCCCGACACCGAGGCGATGACCAAGGTGCAGGGCAGCGCGGGTCATCCGGTCAACCACGTCTGCCTGGCCATGACGAAAGCGGAGTACGACGCGCTGGACCGTCGGCTGCAGGCCGCGGGGGTGGATACGAGCGCGCGGTTGAATCACAGCTTCGGTGCCCGGGGCTGGGCGCCGCAGGGTTATTACTTCGCCGACCCGGACGGCAACGTGGTCGAGGCCCGCTACTACGCGTGA